A window of the Rhodopirellula bahusiensis genome harbors these coding sequences:
- a CDS encoding zinc ribbon domain-containing protein, which produces MSHRSVRCPQCKTTANLPASVVTARCPSCGQVFSVESAQIAAAPQSAAAKPTKKTSSSSSGDINVPLIAGVMGGVVFIALIGILAMTFMPESNPSATSNGDSASSGEAPAESDQPVLVVLSEEELAALPIANVPEDKRKSIYDQIRDSARTTIEAPLLVPDGNAVRSTMEKSQQAIHDNSMRQLAALHDISLDDIALITAEGDAKNWDPSPRSHARRNGERLYPEERSRGWKGKSKGN; this is translated from the coding sequence ATGAGCCACCGTTCCGTCCGCTGCCCGCAGTGCAAAACGACCGCCAACCTTCCCGCGTCGGTGGTGACCGCTCGATGCCCATCGTGCGGCCAGGTGTTCAGCGTCGAATCAGCTCAAATCGCCGCGGCACCACAATCCGCGGCTGCGAAGCCGACGAAGAAAACGTCGTCCTCGTCGAGTGGTGACATCAACGTACCGCTCATTGCCGGAGTGATGGGCGGGGTCGTCTTCATCGCCTTGATTGGCATTTTGGCGATGACGTTCATGCCTGAATCGAACCCGTCGGCAACGTCAAACGGCGATTCAGCGTCATCGGGCGAGGCACCGGCGGAAAGTGACCAACCCGTTTTGGTCGTGCTCAGCGAAGAGGAACTCGCAGCACTGCCGATCGCGAACGTCCCCGAAGACAAACGCAAAAGCATCTACGATCAAATTCGCGACTCGGCCCGGACAACGATTGAGGCTCCCTTGTTGGTCCCGGATGGAAACGCGGTGCGTTCCACCATGGAGAAAAGCCAACAAGCGATTCACGACAATTCGATGCGTCAGTTGGCCGCCTTGCACGATATTTCGCTCGATGACATTGCGTTGATCACCGCCGAAGGGGACGCGAAAAACTGGGACCCCAGCCCGCGAAGTCACGCGCGACGCAATGGAGAGCGACTCTATCCCGAAGAACGCAGTCGCGGCTGGAAGGGCAAGAGCAAAGGCAACTGA